In Dysgonomonadaceae bacterium PH5-43, the genomic stretch TGTTAAACTCGTCGCTGAAATCGTGATTAGTAATAAGAAGAGTTTTAACAGAGATGCCGTTACCTTCAACCTGATCAGCAAAAGTAGTTCTTATACGATTTGATATTTCCGCTCTTTTCTCTACGAAAGCTTCGATAGGATATTCGGCAATAACAGCATTTACTTTTTCAGCAAGAGTAGGGCGAACCAGTGTTTCTTCAATTTTAGTACCGTAAGTTTGGTAAATACTACCAACTTGAAGAGGGTTAAGGGCATACACTAACCCAACTTCTACCGAAATAGTTTGAATGTCGCTTGATGAAACTTCAGTTTTTAGAGTTAAATTTCTGTCTCTTATTGATAATTTGTGAATTTCATCAACATACGGAATTTTCATATGCAATCCTTCGCCAGTAACACCAGTTAGTCTTCCTAATCTTA encodes the following:
- a CDS encoding regulator of protease activity HflC (stomatin/prohibitin superfamily) (product_source=COG0330; cog=COG0330; pfam=PF01145; smart=SM00244; superfamily=117892; transmembrane_helix_parts=Inside_1_6,TMhelix_7_29,Outside_30_245) — translated: MNLNKKFITWVVLALIAAFFLSGSFYTINTGERAVVLRLGRLTGVTGEGLHMKIPYVDEIHKLSIRDRNLTLKTEVSSSDIQTISVEVGLVYALNPLQVGSIYQTYGTKIEETLVRPTLAEKVNAVIAEYPIEAFVEKRAEISNRIRTTFADQVEGNGISVKTLLITNHDFSDEFNKAIEDKKIAEQGALAAKFTLERMKLEAEAQVIKQASLSPLVIQEMAINKWDGKLPQYMAGDKLPFITVK